AATAATTCAGCAAACATTCTACCGTGGCATTAACACGACCAATCAGTGGGTAGTGAACCAGCTAGCAtggggaaattttatgaacacacctTATGTTGAGGCGTGTGAGATCTTGGATAAGATGGCGGATACTTCCTCAACTTGGCAAAGTTGAGCTAacgtgccacagggtgaccccactaTCATTCACCGACACAAAGAGCTCCACGACCATGGCCAGGAAATAGCAGAGTTAACTACAATAATGAACCAGTTGGCAAAAGCTCAATTGCAATAAGTTCAAGCGCCaagacaagtaaatgctatgaAAGTTGTCAATATATTGGTCAACAAGAGGCAAAAAAGAGGTCAACAAGGTCAAAGTAGTCTGGATCAATATGAGCAGGGTAGTGGTAGTTTCAaccaagatgatgggtatgatgagcaAAGTGAAGAAGTCCAGTATGTGAACAATTACCAAGGACAAAGGGGCAATGctcctaaccaacaacaacaatggagatcccaaggaaattggggtaatcaaaaccAATAAGGAAATAGCAACTGGGGAAACAACAATCAGAATTAGGGCAATTAGAACAACTAGGGCaactggagtggcaacaacaacaacaattggggaggaaacaacaaccaagggggttggaataatggaaaccaagggaatcaggggcaaggctttcaaaaaCCTCCGATGTATAAACAACCAAAAAACCCACCTCCATTTCCGTCCAAGGTCCTAGCTCatcaaacaatgagatgggaaggatcgagatgatgtttgaacaaatgataaaaaagAATGCCGACTCTGATACCCAGTTGGCATCCTACAATACTTCAATtcgaaacttggaggttcaacttggccaGATTTCACAATCTTTGAATACTTGCCCTAAGGGgtctctacctagtgatacggtagtaaacccgaagggtgggaaaaATACCAGGCATGCAATAGCGGTGATCATAAGAAGCGGtcgaggtggtgatgtgaatacctccaagcaaaaggaagttgtgagtgatgaggTTGAAGTGCAAGAGGATGATGTTCCTatagttgatgagcaagtgagtgaagagaatatgaatgaggaagtgagaattgatattcatgataatgaggtggagactcaaaatgacgtgaactcgtctagggaacacgtaatagacatgccaaaaatggttgtgcctaaagccaaggctccttttccaaggcctcctccaccttaccctcaaagacttgtgtagaaaaagaatgaaaaccaatataagaagtttattgagatgatgaaaatCTTGCCAATCAATGTTTCTTTGGTGGAAGatcttgagcaaatgccgggttacaccaagtttatgaaagacttggtgacaaaaaagagatctatggattgtgagaccatcaaaatgactcatcaagtaagtgcaattgtgcactctatgggtccaaagcttgaagatctcgacgctttcaccattccatgtaccattgggagtgcgaatTTTGCAAAGgattgtgtgatttgggagcaagcataaacttgatgccttactccgtgttcaaaactttggatattggtcaaccgagagctacttcaatgatattgcaaatggcagatagaactatgaagaggctgcttggtattattgatgatgttcttatcCGGGTGGACAAGTTTATCTTGGCTGCTGATTTTGTGATTCTCGACTGCGAAGTCAACTATGAGGTGCCTATAATTTTGGGAAGACATTTCCTAGCAACTAAgaaggcattggttgatatgGAAGCAGGAGAGCTCAcattccgggtgggtgatgaaaaagtaaTCTTTCATGTATGCAAATCACTGAAGCAGCCGAATAgtactgaagtgtgctcttttgtggatcttgtcacagaggtgatagttgatgatactagtgccatgatcaatgtggaggatcctttaGAAGCAGTATTGTTGAACCTTGATGTGAATGAGGATGAAGGTAGGGTGGAGTATGTCAATGCTTTACACGGAATGGGCTCTTATTATTATGAGCCCCGTaagctctctttggatcttgagaacagaaagactccgccaacaaagccctcaattgaggaacctcccgttttggagttgaagcctttgcctttacacctcaggtatgaattcttggtccctagttcaactttaccttttattatttcctcttgtcttactaacatgcagatagatgccacattggcggtgatCCAAATAcgaaagaaggcaattggatggactttagctaatATTCGAGGAATAAGCCCTGCCTTTTGCATGTACAATATTATACTTGAAGATGATGCCAAGCCCTCCGTGGAACATTAAAAGAGGTTGAAGGAGGCTATGCGAGAGGTTGTCAAAAAAGAGGTGATCAATTGGttagatgcaggggttgtgtaccccatctcggatagttcttggacttcacCCGTGCAATGTGtgtcgaagaagggtggtatgactatgGTTACCAATaatcaaaatgagttgattcccaccaggactgtcaccggatggagggtgtgcatggactactgcaagctgaataaagtgacccacaaATATCACTTTCCATTACCTTTTCTTGACcagatgctagatagacttgctgggcgtaccttctactattttttggatgggtactcaggttacaaccatattttgattgctccggaagatcaggtgaaaaccaccttcacatgtccgtatggcacctttgcattttctagggtgccatttggtttgtgtaatgcgcCGGCTACCttttagcggtgtatgatggctatatttaccgacatggtggaggacttcttagaagtgttcatggatgatttcagtgttgcGGATGACtcttttgatgagtgtttgaagaATGTTGACAAAGTGTTAGCCCGGTGTGAAGAGACAAATCTTGTGCTTAACTAGGAAAATGCCACTTTTATGGTCGaagagggcattgtcctcggccataagatctcaaataATGGAATAGAGGTGGACAAGGCtaagattgaagtgatttcaaaacttcctcctcctacttcagtcaagggggctaggagttttcttgggcatgcggtattctaccgaagattcatcaaagacttttctaaggtagtgaatccattgtgcaagttattggaaaaggatgcaaagtttgtgtttaaTGAGGGATGCATGaaagcttttgaacttctcaagtacaaattgacaaccactcccattattaccgcacccaattggagcttaccttttgagctcatgtgtgatgtaaGTGATGTTGCAGTAGGAACGATCTTGGGTCAATgagtaaataagatgtttcacccggtgtattatgcaagaaaaacaatgaatgatgctcaagtgaattacacaGTGATGGAAAGAGAGTTGCTAGCAATTGTGTTTGTAATGGAGAAAActaggccttatctcatgggtgccaaggtgatagttcatactgACCATGCATCACTCtgctacttgatgacaaagaaggattccaaagcttggttgatgagatgggttctattgcttcaagagtttgaccttgagattGTTGATCGAAAAGtgtgtgaaaaccaagtggcggaccacttgttccgcttggaagaggaggggaggccccgtGATGGCCTCGAAATTGATGCTTCATTCCTTGATGAGCAACTCCTCTCCGAATCTGTGAATAGCTTGCCTTGGTTCGCAGATGTTGCCAACTTTCTTATGACCGATATTGTTCCGTGTGAGTTATCTTCTAACCAAATGAAAAAGCTTAAACGTGATAGCTTGGAATAatattgggatgagccttacttGTTCGAAAtctgtaatgatggtgtgatccggagatgtgtttcggaagaggagcaaatgagtattctggatgcttgtcattcctctccctatggtggtcatcatggtggggcgaggtcagcttcaaaggtgcttagctgtggtttttattggcctacaTTGTATAAGGATGTGGGTGAGCTTCTAAAGAGATGTGATGAGTATCAGAGAgcaggtggaatttcaaagaaggatgagatgcctctcaacactATTCTTCAGGTTGACATATtcgatgtgtggggcattgacttcatgggacctttCGTGAGTTCATGTGGCAACATATACATTCTGGTGgccgttgattatgtttccaaatgggttggggccgtggctttacccaatgACGAGGCCTGAAGTGTGGTGGCTTTTCTCAAGAAGAATATctttactcggtttggcactTCTAGAGCGATCATCATTAATGGGGATTCTCATTTCTGCAATAAGGCATTTGAATCTtttcttgcaaagtatggtgtcaatcacaaggtttcaaCCCCCTTACTATCCTCAGGCTAGTGGGCAAGTTGAGGTCTCCGACAGGAGattaagagcatattgtcaaagactgtCAATGAAAATAGGATTGACTAGTCAAAGAAACTGGATGATGATTTGTGGGCTtacaggactgcttacaagactccgattgatATGTCTCCGTACtagttggtgtttggaaaagcttgccatctaccggttgagttagagcacaaggctatGTAGGCTTTGAtaaagttaaatcttgaatgggatgttgcaacaAATCTCCGGGTGGAGTAACTCAATGAGCTTGACGAGTTCCGGTTCCATGCCTATTCCATATCGtgcttgtataaggacaagatgaagtacttacatgacaagtaTTCCCATAGCAAGGAATTCAAGAAAGGTgacttggttctcttattcaactctcggCTACGACTGTTCCCGGGAAAGctaaagtcaaaatggagtggaccttttgaggcAGTGCTTGTAACTCCGTTTGGTGATCTTGATGTGAAaaaaaaaatggtgaaatcttcAGAGTTAATAGGCACAGAGTGAAGCACTATCTTGTCAAGTTTGATGGCAGCCACatggtggcaatgatccatctcaAATGACTGATGGTGACCTGCatcgtgccgcaacgttaaatcgggcacttcttgggaggcaacccatgtgtttttcttctttttgattttcttcttagtatAGGATTTGTTTTGAACTAACTGGTTATGAGATGTGTGTAGGGATATTTGATGCAGTGCAGAACTAAGTTGAAAAAATTGTGCAACTGTCTAAAGTTGGACCGCTGACAACGCTCCATTTTCTGCGTTCAACGGTGTCCATATTGCGGAGGTGGAAATTGGCGACGGACGCGGGATTGAAAAATCCAAAATGAGACTTCTCTCAAGTTTCAACCGTATCCGCGGTGCATTCTTCGCGGTCAGCGGTGCCTAACCGCGGCCGCGTGCCATTTACCGTTCTTAGTGGTTGTTTCAATCAAGCAGGCCTTCTGTTCGTCAACAACGTGGACCGCGGTGATTTTCCGCGGCCGCTCCAGGTAAGTGTTGTGGGTCCCATGGTGTTTTCTATAAATATGAGCTCATGAAGCTTTTTACCCTTTTCGACCTTTTCACTCTGAAGCTAAAATTGCACTGTTCATCTGAACCCTAATCTTCACAAAACACAAAATTAGAGTCCATTTTCATCACACATTACACATCTGGTAATTTCACTCATTCATTATCCTTTAATTTTAtacttgttttcttttaattgttaGTTTTTATCTCTTCTCCctccttttcttttacttttaactTAGGATTCCTTAGTGTTAATTATTTAGGCTTAAATAGTTAGGGTTGATTAATTAATAGCTAGTTAGGGTTAACAATGTAGATGATATTGCTAAATGCATGaaaatttgaaaccctaggttgaAAATTAATAGCCGTGCTGCATGTTTTGCGGTCAGCGGTGCTCATTCCGCGGCCGTATTCCCTTTTCCACTGTCAGCGATCTACAACTTTTTCAGGCACCGTAAGTTGGTCTTCTGCTTTTCTTCACTGCTTCTTCTAGCACTAGTACTAACACTATTCCACTGATTATGtctgcagacaatggttaaatctagATATGGCTGTGAGAAACAAAAGGGGAAagcagagtcctcccggggtaggggacgaggacaAATTAAGTTAACCCCAGCAATACGGAAATAAATTGGGCAAATAAGGAAGAACATTAGAGCTGCATAAAGAGTTGCATCCCACCTAGAGGGAAGTAACTATGTCCCCTCCTGGGAGGCCTCAGAGGGTGACTTGGTGCCCACAGATGTACCAGACTTTCTGGGGAGGTTTCATTTGACAGATGAGTCTTCACCCCCAGCCTCTCATACTTCTCTAGCTTCCTATGAGTCGTCTGATGATGGGAGAGGGGGAGATACCTAGATCAGAGGTGTAGAAAGGACAAGAAACCTAGAGGTGTGGAAATAGAGGTT
This sequence is a window from Nicotiana sylvestris chromosome 3, ASM39365v2, whole genome shotgun sequence. Protein-coding genes within it:
- the LOC138887539 gene encoding uncharacterized protein, encoding MGRIEMMFEQMIKKNADSDTQLASYNTSIRNLEVQLGQISQSLNTCPKGSLPSDTVVNPKGGKNTRHAIAVIIRSGRGGDVNTSKQKEVVSDEVEVQEDDVPIVDEQVSEENMNEEVRIDIHDNEKKNENQYKKFIEMMKILPINVSLVEDLEQMPGYTKFMKDLVTKKRSMDYRTMKRLLGIIDDVLIRVDKFILAADFVILDCEVNYEVPIILGRHFLATKKALVDMEAGELTFRVGDEKVIFHVCKSLKQPNSTEVCSFVDLVTEVIVDDTSAMINVEDPLEAVLLNLDVNEDEGRVEYVNALHGMGSYYYEPRKLSLDLENRKTPPTKPSIEEPPIDATLAVIQIRKKAIGWTLANIRGISPAFCMYNIILEDDAKPSVEH